In Paenarthrobacter sp. GOM3, a single window of DNA contains:
- a CDS encoding Gfo/Idh/MocA family protein: MANLRAGLIGLGMMGRHHARVIRELEGVDLVAVADSFGDPHNVANGLTVCGSVDELIEQGIDMAVAAVPTVLHEEVALKLAEAGVHCLVEKPIANDSVSGRRIAEAFDSRGLIGAVGHIERFNPSLQSLRDRLGNGDLGEVYQISTRRQGPFPSRIADVGVVKDLATHDIDLTAWLAQSNFVNVVAHTTSRSGRQHEDMVTAIGHLKSGVVTNHIVNWLSPMKERTTVVLGERGAYIADTISADLTFIENGTFQTDWDSVAAFRGVSEGSSTRFALAKREPLKMEHEAFRDAVLGKSMNIVTMAEGLETLRVAEAVLESADSGSVIAL, from the coding sequence GTGGCAAACCTCCGCGCAGGCCTCATCGGATTGGGCATGATGGGGCGCCACCACGCCCGCGTCATCCGTGAACTCGAAGGCGTGGACCTGGTGGCCGTTGCGGATTCCTTCGGGGACCCGCACAACGTTGCCAATGGATTGACCGTCTGCGGCTCCGTGGATGAACTGATCGAGCAGGGCATTGACATGGCTGTTGCGGCCGTACCAACGGTGCTGCACGAGGAAGTGGCGTTGAAGCTCGCGGAGGCAGGCGTGCACTGCCTCGTCGAAAAGCCCATCGCGAACGACTCCGTTTCCGGCCGCCGAATCGCCGAAGCATTCGACTCCCGTGGCTTGATTGGTGCGGTGGGACACATCGAACGATTCAACCCATCGCTGCAGAGCCTTCGCGACAGGCTGGGCAACGGCGACCTCGGCGAGGTTTATCAGATCTCCACCCGCCGGCAGGGGCCGTTCCCCTCCCGTATTGCCGACGTCGGAGTGGTTAAGGACCTGGCCACGCATGACATCGACCTCACGGCATGGCTTGCCCAAAGCAACTTCGTCAACGTTGTGGCGCACACCACTTCCAGGAGCGGACGGCAGCACGAGGACATGGTCACGGCCATTGGCCACCTCAAGAGCGGCGTTGTCACCAACCACATCGTGAACTGGCTCTCACCCATGAAGGAACGGACCACGGTAGTCCTGGGTGAGCGGGGCGCGTACATCGCCGACACTATTTCTGCTGACCTGACATTCATCGAGAACGGTACGTTCCAGACGGACTGGGACTCTGTCGCAGCATTCCGCGGTGTCTCGGAAGGTTCGTCCACACGGTTCGCGTTGGCCAAGCGCGAGCCGTTGAAGATGGAGCACGAAGCCTTCCGGGACGCTGTCCTTGGAAAGTCGATGAACATTGTCACAATGGCCGAAGGCCTTGAGACGCTCCGGGTGGCGGAAGCCGTACTGGAATCGGCCGATTCCGGCTCCGTGATCGCGCTTTAG
- a CDS encoding glycosyltransferase: MTFDQAGQPDLSVVIPVYNGERILAATMARLTGYLTSGTSEIIIVENGSTDKTLEVARQHAVDTPNVTFHVLQSQKGMGNALRTGIEASSGRRVLLTADDLPFGTDDLDEDKKLDPKPHIVIGSKAHKDSNIQRSPLRGLTTFGFKTLRQIILASRVGDSQGTLIVDGDWLRSMVERFDDPGFLFSTQVVYAAEKQGYSIVEVPVTLAPDDDPGETTIRTADVVKMFKGLLAMRRRRREFAAAPSTGTHAS; the protein is encoded by the coding sequence TTGACTTTCGACCAGGCAGGCCAACCGGACCTCTCCGTTGTGATCCCGGTCTACAACGGAGAACGGATATTGGCGGCAACAATGGCCCGTCTCACCGGCTACTTGACCAGTGGCACCTCCGAGATCATCATCGTGGAAAACGGATCCACTGACAAAACACTTGAGGTTGCACGTCAGCACGCAGTTGACACTCCCAACGTGACTTTCCACGTGCTCCAAAGCCAGAAGGGCATGGGTAACGCCCTCAGAACCGGCATCGAAGCCAGTTCTGGTCGCAGGGTGCTCCTCACTGCCGACGACCTCCCCTTCGGAACCGACGACCTCGACGAAGACAAGAAGCTGGACCCGAAGCCCCATATCGTCATTGGCTCCAAGGCGCACAAGGACTCCAACATCCAGCGCAGCCCGTTGCGGGGACTCACCACCTTCGGTTTCAAGACTCTGCGCCAGATCATCCTTGCGTCCAGGGTTGGCGATTCGCAGGGAACGTTGATTGTCGACGGCGACTGGTTGCGGAGCATGGTTGAGCGCTTCGACGATCCCGGATTCCTTTTCAGCACGCAGGTTGTCTACGCTGCGGAAAAGCAGGGATACTCGATCGTCGAGGTGCCCGTCACCTTGGCGCCCGACGACGATCCCGGCGAAACCACCATCCGGACTGCCGACGTCGTTAAGATGTTCAAGGGATTGCTGGCCATGCGCCGGCGTCGTCGAGAATTTGCAGCGGCACCGAGCACAGGAACCCACGCCTCATGA
- a CDS encoding glycosyltransferase: protein MTATTNESQETAMTAEHASEASTQESLRIVQRVIFPANRDLDTLPLYVDPDTSKVQKDDGGSSAVVQAVGMARKLHPEDILDRGSVQVRRGERLSFGSYFNAFPASYWRKWTIATKTVLHLETEGEGTVIVYRSNARGASQRVDSVLVEGSASNDFELTLAPFGDGGWYWFDLIAGGDGMTLKTAHWAVPDEGRPQGRVTLGVTTFNRADYCLETIKSIDADAGLREILAELIIVDQGNKKVADEAGFDAVAESMGEQLRIINQGNLGGSGGFARNMYEMVVSDKSDYVMLLDDDIELETEGVMRAVAFADLCRKPTIVGGHMFDMYNKSVLHAYSEVVNFYRFLWGPVEGLGNHDFSAAGLRSTPQLHRRWDADYNGWWMCLIPKTVVETIGLSLPVFIKWDDAEYSLRGRAAGFPTVTLPGAAVWHVSWADKDDSVDWQAYYHERNRLIATLLHSPFPKGGRILRESLNADVKHLVSMQYYPEQARIMALRDVLAGPGNLHQQLPTTMPKLRAMREEFPDSQVKTDPGAFPEVFRKRPPKKPQSYKQPGALGLLPWAVKTVLKQTLAPVRESAKENPEAQVAHQDGKWWSLAHLDSAVVSNADGTGASWHLRDPKLARQLVVESAKLHAQLFSNWETLRAQYREALPEITSMESWRETFDASEPSK from the coding sequence ATGACCGCTACTACCAACGAAAGCCAGGAGACTGCCATGACGGCCGAACATGCCTCGGAAGCCTCGACGCAAGAGAGCCTGCGCATCGTTCAGCGGGTCATCTTCCCCGCCAACCGCGACCTCGACACGTTGCCCCTCTACGTCGACCCGGACACCAGTAAGGTACAAAAGGACGACGGCGGCAGCAGCGCCGTCGTGCAGGCGGTCGGCATGGCCCGTAAGCTGCACCCGGAAGACATCCTGGACCGTGGCTCGGTGCAGGTGCGCCGTGGTGAGCGTCTGTCTTTCGGTTCCTACTTCAATGCTTTTCCTGCCAGCTACTGGCGTAAATGGACCATTGCCACGAAGACTGTGCTTCACCTTGAGACCGAGGGCGAAGGAACGGTTATTGTTTACCGCTCCAATGCGCGCGGAGCCTCGCAGCGTGTGGACTCAGTGCTTGTGGAAGGTTCGGCCAGCAACGATTTCGAACTGACGCTTGCGCCCTTCGGCGACGGTGGCTGGTACTGGTTCGACCTGATTGCCGGTGGGGACGGCATGACGCTGAAGACCGCGCACTGGGCGGTGCCGGATGAAGGCCGCCCGCAGGGGCGGGTAACCCTCGGCGTTACCACCTTTAACCGTGCCGACTACTGCCTTGAAACCATCAAGTCGATCGACGCCGACGCGGGCCTGCGCGAAATCCTCGCCGAACTGATCATTGTGGACCAGGGCAACAAGAAGGTTGCCGACGAAGCCGGGTTCGACGCCGTCGCGGAGTCCATGGGCGAGCAACTGCGCATCATCAACCAAGGAAACCTTGGCGGTTCAGGCGGCTTCGCCCGCAACATGTACGAGATGGTTGTCTCCGACAAGAGCGACTACGTCATGCTGCTGGATGATGACATTGAGCTGGAAACCGAAGGCGTCATGCGCGCGGTGGCCTTCGCCGACCTTTGCCGGAAGCCCACGATCGTGGGTGGCCACATGTTCGACATGTACAACAAGTCCGTGCTGCACGCCTACTCCGAAGTTGTGAACTTCTACCGCTTCCTCTGGGGTCCTGTGGAAGGACTGGGCAACCACGACTTCTCCGCGGCCGGACTGCGGTCAACGCCCCAGCTGCACCGGCGCTGGGACGCGGACTACAACGGCTGGTGGATGTGCCTGATCCCCAAGACCGTGGTGGAGACCATTGGCCTCTCGCTTCCGGTCTTCATCAAATGGGACGACGCCGAGTACTCCCTTCGCGGTCGCGCGGCCGGTTTCCCGACCGTGACCTTGCCGGGCGCGGCCGTGTGGCATGTCTCATGGGCCGACAAGGACGACTCCGTCGACTGGCAGGCCTACTACCACGAACGCAACCGCCTCATTGCAACGCTGCTCCACTCGCCGTTCCCGAAGGGCGGTCGCATCCTTCGCGAGAGCCTGAACGCCGACGTCAAGCACTTGGTCTCGATGCAGTACTACCCTGAGCAAGCCCGCATCATGGCACTCCGGGATGTCCTGGCTGGGCCCGGCAATCTGCACCAGCAGTTGCCGACCACCATGCCGAAGCTGCGTGCGATGCGCGAGGAGTTCCCGGACTCGCAGGTCAAGACTGACCCGGGGGCCTTCCCCGAGGTGTTCCGCAAGCGCCCGCCGAAGAAACCGCAGTCCTACAAGCAGCCCGGTGCGCTTGGCCTGCTTCCTTGGGCCGTGAAGACCGTCCTGAAGCAGACTTTGGCTCCGGTCCGCGAATCCGCGAAGGAAAACCCCGAAGCCCAGGTTGCCCACCAGGATGGCAAGTGGTGGAGCCTGGCTCACCTTGACAGTGCCGTGGTCTCCAACGCTGACGGTACCGGTGCCTCGTGGCACCTCCGCGACCCGAAATTGGCCCGGCAACTGGTGGTCGAATCCGCCAAGTTGCACGCACAGCTTTTCTCGAACTGGGAGACCCTCCGGGCCCAATACCGTGAGGCCCTTCCGGAAATCACCTCGATGGAATCGTGGCGGGAAACCTTTGACGCGTCGGAGCCCAGCAAGTAG
- a CDS encoding ABC transporter permease has translation MANTTDTYAVPGVGAGLLDVYRRRYLLKLIVRKELRVRYRGSVLGLAWSYVKPLVQYVVLFFALGIVLRVGDQIPNYALYMFSGVIVINFFTEAFSNATRSIVSNAALVKKIYLPRELFPVASVWVAAVHFLPQLVVLLAAALLSGWHPDVMQLFGALLGFVIVAVTATGLGLLAGAINVFFRDAENIVDMLMMVITWTSPVLYDWTMIRRLAAPWVLFVYQLNPITVAVELFHWAFWYPTVDRPVELPPHLLITGFVGLGMAALFLVIGQLVFRRLEGHFAQEV, from the coding sequence ATGGCCAATACCACTGATACATATGCTGTTCCGGGGGTAGGCGCCGGACTTCTGGATGTCTACCGCCGGCGTTACCTTCTCAAGCTGATTGTCCGGAAGGAACTCAGGGTCCGCTACCGCGGGTCCGTGCTCGGCTTGGCTTGGTCCTACGTGAAGCCGTTGGTCCAGTACGTTGTGCTGTTCTTCGCTTTGGGAATTGTCCTGCGGGTTGGGGACCAGATCCCCAACTATGCGCTCTACATGTTCTCAGGCGTTATTGTCATCAACTTCTTCACCGAGGCCTTCTCCAACGCAACGCGTTCAATTGTGTCGAACGCAGCACTGGTCAAGAAGATATACCTCCCACGCGAGCTGTTCCCCGTGGCGTCGGTGTGGGTGGCCGCAGTCCACTTCCTGCCGCAACTGGTGGTGCTGCTTGCGGCAGCATTGCTGAGTGGATGGCACCCCGACGTCATGCAGCTTTTCGGGGCCCTCCTGGGCTTCGTCATTGTTGCTGTCACGGCCACTGGACTGGGCCTGCTGGCCGGGGCGATCAACGTGTTCTTCCGCGATGCGGAGAACATCGTTGACATGCTGATGATGGTCATCACGTGGACCTCGCCGGTGCTCTATGACTGGACCATGATCCGCCGCCTGGCGGCACCGTGGGTCCTGTTCGTCTATCAACTCAACCCCATTACGGTCGCTGTGGAACTCTTCCACTGGGCGTTCTGGTACCCCACGGTGGACCGGCCCGTGGAGTTGCCACCGCATCTTCTGATCACGGGATTCGTTGGTTTGGGCATGGCAGCGCTATTCCTGGTTATCGGCCAGCTCGTGTTCCGTCGGCTCGAGGGCCACTTTGCGCAGGAGGTTTAG
- the glf gene encoding UDP-galactopyranose mutase, with product MNADLVVVGSGFFGLTIAERAATELGLKVAVLDRRHHIGGNAYSENEEKTGIEVHRYGAHLFHTSNERVWEYVNRFTKFTSYQHKVYTNHKGEVYPMPINLGTINQFFRSALSPSEAKALISEQAGELAGTDPQNLNDKGIQLIGRPLYEAFIKHYTGKQWQTDPKDLPAEIISRLPVRYNYDNRYFNDTYEGLPVDGYTAWIERMADHPNIEVILNADFFDDGEYGRSSVLGQVPVIYTGPVDRYFDYAEGDLSWRTIDLEEEVLPIEDFQGCAVMNYPDADAAYTRIHEFRHFHPERDYTKDATVIMREFSRFAEKGDEPYYPVNTSDDRQKLLAYRDLARGEKSVLFGGRLGTYKYLDMHMAIGSALSMFDNKIKPHFTGGAKLESGGVDA from the coding sequence GTGAACGCTGATCTCGTCGTCGTCGGCTCGGGTTTCTTTGGCCTGACCATTGCAGAACGCGCCGCTACCGAGTTGGGGCTGAAGGTCGCGGTTCTTGATCGCCGCCACCATATTGGAGGAAACGCCTACAGCGAAAACGAAGAGAAGACAGGAATCGAGGTTCACCGCTACGGCGCCCACCTCTTCCACACTTCGAACGAACGCGTCTGGGAGTACGTTAACCGCTTCACGAAGTTCACCAGCTACCAGCACAAGGTTTACACCAACCACAAGGGTGAGGTGTATCCGATGCCCATCAACCTGGGCACCATCAACCAGTTCTTCCGATCTGCCCTGAGCCCCTCGGAGGCGAAGGCCCTGATCTCGGAACAGGCCGGAGAACTTGCGGGCACGGATCCCCAGAACTTGAACGACAAGGGCATCCAGCTGATCGGCCGCCCGTTGTATGAAGCCTTTATCAAGCACTACACCGGCAAGCAGTGGCAGACGGATCCCAAGGACCTGCCGGCGGAGATCATCTCGCGACTTCCCGTGCGCTACAACTACGACAACCGGTACTTCAACGACACGTATGAGGGCCTCCCGGTTGACGGCTACACGGCCTGGATCGAGCGGATGGCGGATCACCCCAACATTGAGGTCATCCTGAACGCTGACTTCTTCGACGACGGCGAGTACGGCCGCTCGTCGGTTCTTGGCCAGGTGCCGGTCATCTACACCGGCCCCGTGGACCGCTACTTTGACTACGCCGAGGGCGACCTGTCGTGGCGCACCATTGACCTTGAAGAAGAAGTCCTTCCCATCGAGGATTTCCAGGGCTGCGCGGTCATGAACTACCCGGACGCGGACGCTGCATACACCAGGATCCACGAGTTCCGTCACTTCCACCCCGAGCGTGACTACACCAAGGACGCAACCGTCATCATGCGCGAATTCTCGCGCTTCGCCGAGAAGGGCGACGAGCCCTACTACCCGGTCAACACCTCTGATGACCGCCAGAAGCTTCTGGCCTACCGCGACCTCGCCCGTGGCGAGAAGTCGGTGCTGTTCGGTGGCCGTCTCGGCACGTACAAGTACCTGGACATGCACATGGCCATCGGCTCGGCACTGTCCATGTTCGACAACAAGATCAAGCCGCACTTCACAGGCGGCGCAAAGCTTGAAAGCGGAGGAGTGGACGCATGA
- a CDS encoding ABC transporter ATP-binding protein: MGAAVIVKGLKKTFNLRHSHSLKETLVWLVKGRKGDLTRKFDALHDVSFEIQPGETVALLGFNGSGKSTLLKLISGVILPDKGTVRTKGRVAGLIEVGAGFHPDLSGRENVYLNAAILGMTEQEINEKFDDIVAFSEIEQFIDTEVKFYSSGMFLRLAFAVAVHTQPDIFLVDEILAVGDEPFQKKCLAKIKQLSDEGRTLVVVSHDLDMIARICDRGVVLSDGTVQFEGPAQEAVDWLRDR, from the coding sequence ATGGGCGCCGCAGTAATCGTCAAGGGGTTGAAGAAGACCTTCAACCTTCGGCACTCCCACTCGCTGAAAGAGACCCTTGTTTGGCTCGTGAAAGGCCGCAAGGGGGACCTGACCAGGAAGTTCGATGCCCTGCACGACGTCAGTTTCGAAATTCAGCCGGGGGAGACCGTCGCTCTGCTGGGCTTCAACGGTTCAGGCAAGTCCACGCTGTTGAAACTCATCTCGGGCGTTATCCTTCCCGATAAGGGAACGGTCCGTACAAAGGGCCGGGTTGCGGGCCTCATCGAGGTCGGTGCGGGCTTCCACCCGGACCTGTCCGGACGCGAAAATGTTTATCTCAACGCTGCGATCCTCGGAATGACGGAGCAGGAGATCAACGAAAAGTTCGATGACATCGTGGCCTTCTCCGAGATTGAGCAGTTCATCGACACCGAAGTGAAGTTCTATTCGTCGGGCATGTTCCTTCGTCTGGCCTTCGCTGTGGCCGTTCATACCCAACCTGACATCTTCCTCGTGGACGAGATCCTGGCGGTGGGTGACGAACCCTTCCAGAAGAAGTGCCTGGCCAAGATCAAGCAGCTCTCCGATGAGGGCCGGACCCTGGTTGTGGTGAGCCACGACCTGGATATGATCGCCCGGATTTGCGATCGGGGAGTGGTCCTTTCGGACGGAACCGTGCAGTTCGAAGGTCCCGCCCAAGAAGCCGTAGACTGGCTGCGCGACCGCTGA
- a CDS encoding lysylphosphatidylglycerol synthase domain-containing protein produces the protein MTGSIAETPSNDNDLNQDQPPAKSTKSKLVDFARRALVVLVFAAAVYFIATQWPQVQATVFALQWWQILLSLLALIPGVLLGMYMWRVVMSSLLKSVDVEPPGLVLNQIYLVGQIGKYLPGSVWAFVLQMELGRKNGIARAQVFVASLVSTGITIGAALVVGASSLPILVQREPNLQWLYVILPVVILAMNPNVVTFLVNTVLKVFRRPPLPERIQANTMVKAFILGVLMYLCFGLHLWILVGHEATLDLATFLVLTGALALGMTLGVLAFLLPAGVGAREAILILALAGMMGAGAATAIAALSRIMFTVADLLCVGIAYIHFRWRHPSLAKATPEKADEAN, from the coding sequence ATGACAGGGTCAATTGCGGAGACACCCTCAAACGATAACGACCTGAACCAGGACCAACCTCCGGCGAAGAGCACCAAATCCAAACTGGTCGACTTCGCCAGGCGGGCCCTGGTTGTCCTCGTGTTCGCGGCGGCCGTCTACTTCATCGCCACACAATGGCCGCAGGTGCAGGCCACCGTTTTCGCGTTGCAGTGGTGGCAGATCCTCCTCTCGCTCCTTGCCCTCATACCGGGCGTCCTGCTCGGAATGTATATGTGGCGGGTGGTGATGAGCAGCCTGCTGAAGTCCGTGGACGTCGAACCCCCGGGACTGGTCCTCAACCAGATCTACCTGGTGGGGCAAATCGGCAAGTACCTTCCGGGATCCGTCTGGGCCTTCGTCCTGCAGATGGAGTTGGGCCGCAAAAACGGCATCGCCCGTGCCCAGGTCTTCGTGGCCTCCCTGGTCAGCACCGGAATCACCATTGGTGCAGCCCTGGTAGTGGGCGCATCGTCACTTCCAATCCTTGTGCAGCGGGAACCGAACTTGCAGTGGCTGTATGTGATCCTCCCGGTGGTCATCCTGGCCATGAACCCCAACGTTGTGACCTTCCTGGTCAACACCGTCCTCAAGGTCTTCCGGCGCCCGCCGCTCCCCGAGCGGATCCAGGCCAACACCATGGTGAAGGCCTTCATCCTGGGTGTGCTCATGTACCTCTGCTTCGGTCTTCATCTGTGGATCCTGGTGGGGCACGAGGCCACGTTGGACCTTGCCACGTTCCTTGTACTCACAGGCGCTTTGGCCCTGGGCATGACACTCGGGGTGCTCGCCTTCCTGCTTCCAGCAGGTGTTGGGGCCAGGGAAGCAATCCTCATCCTGGCGCTGGCCGGAATGATGGGTGCGGGCGCGGCTACGGCCATCGCTGCCCTGTCCCGGATCATGTTCACGGTAGCCGACCTGCTGTGTGTGGGCATCGCCTACATCCATTTCCGCTGGCGGCACCCGTCCCTTGCCAAGGCCACTCCCGAAAAAGCAGACGAAGCCAATTAG
- a CDS encoding chitobiase/beta-hexosaminidase C-terminal domain-containing protein, with the protein MIKQLKNDDGPGRRAHKVTTFWAAAVLAVAGMTAVVSSTPAHADQQRQVIGTGLTKSAGSVLDPLGHVWVSDSVAGFCRMSEPANGQPGAIEKDTCLGGSSQGTGPKVPGVAVVLDPTPASVGSGDETAFIPDSAQGSSHLVRAVWDPPSDLFEYSSTLSILDGDVRPNAVSDGPDGNIYLSFANARSIIKIVDPTIMHPSIETIASVTTKALGLVAAGWDSNGHVSVYVLETTGMKAFSAPDDGDMTNYVPLASYNVGVASSIHYDYDTNVIYTGTGIAATAADAGKDKVSKLNLTTGVVDNSWALGFSKIGGLGMRGGQLLVMDDPGQLNATPATGQGRLSILGGVTAKITSGPTQANGTQAPNPDFTNDTTPTFGVGSDPAGSALECSMGGAWTDCTSRTYTAAALPNGSQTFSVRPAPGGVPVSRTFKVDTVAPTAPVFTAPNNGQVVNGKPVLGATFEAGTTLACSVDSTADVAFKTCVPGDTFSLTTAGAHTLRIRSTDSAGNVSSATSIDVTADLTAPQVAITAPASGATVGAGYQFLFASNSTDVAGFRCRLGTNAFTECTSPKVYADMANGATRFEVEARDAAGNTTVAGVNFTVLIADTTPPTVSADPVGGTYGPGTKITLTANEAGAKIYYTENGTTPTTASTLYAGPIAMGSKTVKYIAVDTANNASAPQSETYVLDSTAPVVTASPLGGNISLGQKITLTTETGAKIYYSTDNSTPTVSSPSGITTVTITPTATTTVKYFAVDAAGNQSAVASQTYTVPAAPANTWKDFNADSKNDVLARDSAGTLWLYPGNGTGGWLTRVNTGTGWNNYNLVVPTRDFNGDGRSDVLARDSAGQLWLFKGNGLGGWQPAVAIGSGWTGMTSIVAPGDFSGDGKSDVLARDASGILWLYKGDGLGQFSSGRTQVGAGWNAMNAIFSTGDFNGDAKTDILARDTGGALWLYPGNGSAGWGTRSQIGSGWGGMTALLGPGDFNGNGKADVMARDASGNLWLYPGNGSGGWLAWGQIGTGWQGFTSLP; encoded by the coding sequence ATGATCAAGCAGCTGAAGAACGACGACGGACCGGGTCGTCGCGCGCACAAGGTCACCACTTTCTGGGCTGCGGCCGTCCTGGCCGTCGCGGGCATGACCGCAGTGGTTTCCAGCACACCGGCCCACGCAGACCAGCAACGTCAGGTCATTGGGACCGGGCTGACGAAGTCTGCGGGTTCGGTGCTGGACCCGCTTGGCCATGTCTGGGTGTCGGACAGCGTTGCCGGCTTCTGCCGGATGTCCGAACCTGCGAACGGGCAGCCGGGCGCCATCGAGAAGGACACGTGCCTGGGCGGCAGCTCGCAGGGCACCGGCCCGAAGGTTCCTGGCGTAGCGGTGGTCCTTGATCCGACACCTGCGTCCGTCGGCAGCGGGGATGAGACCGCTTTCATCCCCGACTCGGCTCAGGGTAGTTCCCACTTGGTACGCGCCGTTTGGGATCCGCCGTCGGACCTTTTCGAGTACAGCAGCACCCTGTCCATCCTCGATGGCGACGTGCGGCCCAACGCTGTGAGCGATGGCCCCGACGGCAACATCTACCTCTCATTTGCGAATGCACGCTCGATCATCAAGATCGTCGATCCCACCATCATGCACCCCAGCATCGAGACCATCGCATCCGTGACCACGAAGGCCCTGGGCTTGGTGGCAGCAGGCTGGGACAGCAATGGGCATGTCAGCGTCTACGTCCTGGAAACCACCGGGATGAAAGCCTTCTCGGCCCCCGACGATGGGGACATGACGAACTATGTGCCGCTGGCTTCCTACAACGTGGGTGTTGCCTCGTCCATCCATTACGACTACGACACCAACGTCATCTACACCGGTACCGGAATAGCGGCCACGGCTGCTGACGCCGGCAAGGACAAGGTGTCGAAACTCAACCTGACCACCGGCGTCGTCGACAATTCGTGGGCCTTGGGGTTCAGCAAAATCGGCGGACTCGGGATGCGGGGCGGCCAGCTCCTGGTCATGGATGATCCTGGTCAGTTGAACGCCACACCGGCCACCGGCCAGGGACGCCTCAGTATCCTTGGCGGAGTCACGGCCAAGATCACTTCCGGGCCCACCCAGGCGAACGGAACACAGGCACCCAACCCTGACTTCACGAACGACACCACACCAACATTTGGAGTGGGTTCCGATCCCGCCGGCAGCGCCTTGGAATGCTCCATGGGCGGAGCCTGGACGGACTGCACCAGCCGTACGTACACCGCGGCAGCCCTGCCTAACGGATCGCAGACCTTCTCTGTCCGGCCTGCCCCCGGAGGGGTCCCGGTGTCACGTACTTTCAAGGTGGACACGGTCGCCCCGACTGCTCCGGTCTTCACCGCGCCAAACAACGGGCAAGTGGTCAATGGCAAACCTGTATTGGGAGCAACTTTCGAGGCGGGCACAACCCTTGCCTGCTCGGTCGACTCAACGGCCGATGTTGCCTTCAAGACCTGTGTACCCGGCGACACCTTCAGCCTGACGACTGCGGGCGCGCATACCTTGCGGATCCGCAGCACAGACTCCGCGGGTAACGTCAGCTCCGCAACGTCCATCGATGTCACCGCGGACCTGACGGCACCACAAGTCGCCATCACGGCTCCGGCAAGTGGTGCCACCGTAGGAGCAGGGTACCAATTCCTGTTCGCTTCGAACTCCACGGACGTTGCAGGATTCCGCTGCCGTCTGGGCACCAACGCCTTTACGGAGTGCACTTCGCCCAAGGTCTACGCCGATATGGCCAATGGCGCCACCCGGTTCGAGGTTGAAGCCAGGGATGCCGCTGGCAATACGACAGTTGCCGGCGTCAACTTCACGGTCCTCATCGCCGATACCACTCCACCCACAGTTTCGGCCGATCCTGTAGGCGGAACCTATGGTCCGGGCACAAAGATTACGTTGACGGCCAACGAAGCGGGCGCCAAGATCTACTACACGGAAAATGGCACCACCCCGACAACAGCCAGCACCCTTTATGCAGGTCCGATTGCGATGGGCAGCAAGACGGTCAAATACATCGCCGTTGACACAGCCAACAATGCCTCCGCACCGCAGTCAGAGACATATGTACTGGACAGCACTGCTCCTGTTGTCACTGCCAGTCCTTTGGGCGGAAACATTTCGCTGGGCCAGAAGATCACGTTGACCACCGAAACCGGGGCCAAGATCTACTACTCAACGGACAACTCCACCCCGACCGTTTCAAGCCCAAGCGGCATCACGACTGTCACCATAACCCCGACCGCAACGACAACAGTGAAGTACTTCGCAGTTGACGCAGCAGGCAACCAGTCTGCCGTAGCGTCGCAGACCTACACGGTCCCTGCAGCACCGGCCAACACCTGGAAGGACTTCAACGCGGACAGCAAGAATGACGTTCTTGCCAGGGACAGCGCCGGCACGCTGTGGCTTTACCCCGGTAACGGAACGGGTGGCTGGTTGACACGGGTCAACACCGGCACCGGCTGGAACAACTACAACCTGGTAGTTCCAACCCGTGACTTCAACGGCGACGGGCGCAGCGACGTCCTGGCCCGAGACTCCGCGGGTCAGCTCTGGCTCTTCAAAGGCAACGGCCTGGGTGGTTGGCAGCCCGCCGTTGCGATTGGCTCCGGCTGGACCGGGATGACATCGATTGTGGCCCCTGGCGATTTCAGCGGCGACGGAAAATCCGATGTCCTCGCCAGGGATGCGTCAGGCATTCTGTGGCTCTACAAGGGCGATGGCCTGGGTCAGTTCAGCTCCGGCCGGACCCAAGTGGGTGCAGGTTGGAACGCCATGAACGCGATCTTCAGCACGGGAGATTTCAACGGAGACGCGAAGACCGACATTCTGGCCCGCGACACCGGGGGCGCCCTGTGGCTCTACCCGGGCAATGGCTCCGCCGGCTGGGGAACCCGTTCGCAAATCGGCAGCGGCTGGGGTGGCATGACTGCACTCCTTGGCCCCGGCGACTTCAACGGGAACGGCAAGGCGGACGTCATGGCCCGCGATGCCAGCGGCAACCTTTGGCTCTATCCCGGCAATGGCAGTGGAGGCTGGCTTGCATGGGGCCAGATAGGCACAGGATGGCAGGGCTTCACTTCCCTCCCATAA